From the genome of Haladaptatus paucihalophilus DX253, one region includes:
- a CDS encoding restriction endonuclease yields MKTGKESNITTDQILPLLQQLNGYEFEEFVSDLWSFRGWETEVTSQSGDKGIDIIATKSFPYPKKTLIQTKRYGTDSSVSGPELQKYASLKQRDSVDEVIVITTSRFTNQARSLAQEFNIKLVNGDTLSELVVEMSAEELVESYVDDRREETIQIEENTPTVPTDHKPSSSLNIVDECDLFRAKLLGYEYIKTSQAKIRRPKEFKGYFLAMELTNLSKYDLSIHPWSDLSIYGDDGFTYNPKKKFAKDRYFPGNWQVNIPVISAQSKARFATYIEAPSETSITKIRYKRRTQTVFKDYRFPDDFPQQERERRRDTHERTQRDAISV; encoded by the coding sequence ATGAAGACCGGCAAAGAATCAAACATCACTACTGATCAGATTCTACCTCTTCTTCAGCAACTAAATGGATACGAATTTGAAGAATTCGTCTCCGACCTTTGGTCTTTTCGTGGTTGGGAAACTGAAGTAACATCCCAATCTGGAGACAAAGGAATCGATATTATCGCAACGAAGTCATTTCCATATCCCAAGAAAACACTAATTCAGACAAAACGATATGGTACCGATAGTTCGGTTTCAGGACCTGAGTTACAAAAATATGCATCTCTTAAGCAAAGGGATAGTGTGGATGAAGTCATAGTAATTACTACTAGCAGATTTACAAACCAAGCCCGTTCACTTGCCCAAGAATTCAATATCAAATTAGTTAATGGAGATACGCTTTCTGAACTCGTTGTTGAAATGTCTGCCGAAGAATTAGTTGAGTCCTACGTAGACGATCGGAGAGAGGAGACCATCCAGATAGAAGAAAATACTCCTACTGTTCCTACAGACCACAAACCTTCAAGCAGCCTCAATATTGTTGACGAATGTGATCTGTTCCGGGCAAAACTTCTCGGTTATGAGTATATCAAGACTTCCCAAGCAAAGATACGGAGACCAAAAGAATTTAAAGGGTACTTCCTTGCAATGGAGCTGACTAATTTATCAAAATATGACTTATCGATTCATCCTTGGAGTGATCTCTCCATCTATGGTGATGACGGGTTTACTTACAATCCCAAGAAGAAGTTTGCTAAAGATAGATACTTCCCCGGAAATTGGCAGGTGAATATTCCTGTAATATCTGCTCAAAGCAAAGCACGCTTTGCTACATATATCGAGGCACCTTCGGAGACCAGTATCACAAAAATTCGGTATAAGAGACGAACTCAAACAGTATTTAAAGACTATCGTTTCCCTGACGATTTTCCCCAACAGGAGCGAGAACGCCGCCGTGACACTCACGAACGAACTCAACGCGACGCAATTTCTGTGTGA
- a CDS encoding aldehyde dehydrogenase family protein, with product MSTDSQRSTDTKTAIKQRHNEAAENQIPSQPGQLYIGGEWIDSESDQMLQTHDPTTGEVLAEVQAGNAADIDNAVNAAWEAYETCWSAYSAADRQQVLSKIADRIEARKEDFATIESLDNGKPISEARIDLDLVIDHFRYFGGAARINSGKTIPCDGDHQIQTLREPYGVVGQIIPWNFPLLMAAWKLAPSLAAGNAVVLKPAEQTPLSVLELMREIDDILPDGVVNVVTGFGSEAGEPLSRHDGIYKLAFTGSTEVGRGVMKNAAENITDVTLELGGKSPVVVFPDADIEKAAQVARIGMFHNTGECCCAGTRLLVHEDVRSEFLDAFVQEVENLTMGDPLLEETTLGPKVTRDQVNRTLDYIKEARKTGADIATGGDAPDDEALSDGCFVSPTVLTNIDHESRPVQEEIFGPVETVFEWSSYDEMIELANDVDYGLAAGVITNDLNQAYRAAEDIEAGNIWVNTYNEFPAGQPFGGYKQSGIGRETAFEAIEHYTQTKTLNIALE from the coding sequence ATGTCGACCGACTCTCAACGATCAACCGACACGAAAACAGCAATTAAACAGCGTCATAACGAGGCAGCAGAAAATCAAATCCCATCTCAACCAGGCCAACTCTACATCGGAGGCGAATGGATCGATAGTGAATCCGATCAAATGCTCCAAACTCACGATCCAACAACGGGCGAGGTTCTCGCAGAAGTGCAGGCTGGCAACGCGGCTGATATCGATAATGCAGTCAATGCCGCTTGGGAAGCCTACGAAACATGCTGGTCTGCATACTCGGCGGCAGATCGTCAGCAAGTTCTCAGTAAAATTGCAGATAGGATCGAAGCCCGGAAAGAAGACTTCGCGACGATCGAATCACTTGACAACGGGAAACCGATTTCAGAGGCTCGAATTGATCTCGATCTCGTTATCGATCACTTCCGATATTTCGGAGGAGCCGCACGAATAAACAGTGGAAAAACGATTCCCTGTGACGGTGATCATCAGATCCAGACGCTTCGGGAACCATATGGAGTGGTTGGGCAGATCATTCCCTGGAACTTCCCGCTACTGATGGCCGCATGGAAGTTGGCACCCTCCCTCGCGGCTGGGAACGCTGTTGTTCTAAAGCCCGCTGAGCAGACACCACTCTCGGTCTTAGAACTCATGCGTGAAATTGACGATATTCTTCCCGATGGTGTCGTTAACGTGGTTACTGGCTTCGGTTCCGAAGCAGGTGAACCACTGTCGCGTCACGATGGTATTTACAAACTCGCATTCACCGGATCGACAGAGGTCGGTCGTGGTGTGATGAAGAACGCTGCAGAGAATATCACGGATGTCACCCTAGAACTGGGTGGCAAGAGTCCTGTAGTTGTGTTTCCGGATGCAGACATCGAAAAGGCAGCCCAGGTCGCCCGAATCGGGATGTTCCACAATACCGGAGAGTGTTGTTGTGCGGGAACACGACTTCTCGTCCATGAGGATGTCAGAAGCGAATTCCTTGATGCGTTCGTCCAAGAGGTGGAGAATTTAACCATGGGAGATCCCCTCCTTGAGGAAACGACTCTTGGCCCCAAGGTCACCCGGGACCAGGTCAATCGGACACTAGATTACATCAAAGAGGCACGCAAGACCGGAGCAGACATCGCAACGGGCGGGGATGCACCCGATGATGAGGCACTCAGTGATGGGTGTTTCGTTTCACCAACTGTACTCACGAACATTGATCACGAGAGCCGTCCCGTTCAAGAGGAAATTTTCGGCCCCGTCGAAACAGTCTTCGAGTGGTCGTCGTATGACGAGATGATTGAGCTGGCTAACGATGTTGACTATGGACTTGCGGCAGGTGTGATCACCAATGATTTGAACCAGGCCTATAGAGCTGCAGAAGACATCGAAGCTGGTAATATCTGGGTGAATACCTATAACGAATTCCCTGCTGGACAACCGTTTGGAGGGTACAAACAATCTGGTATCGGTCGCGAGACTGCATTTGAAGCCATAGAACACTACACACAGACAAAGACGCTCAATATCGCTCTCGAATAG
- a CDS encoding NAD(P)/FAD-dependent oxidoreductase, with protein sequence MGHDIVVLGAGYAGTSAVQSLEQRFQHRDCNITWVDLHDYHLVLHEVHRVIRNPDAKHEITIPINEIKESSTNFIRGRVETIETDQQVISLDDGTEISYDYVLIALGSQTAYYGISGLSDNAHTVKSLDDALTIHDQLRDQANTASEENPAHVVVGGAGLSGIQTAGEIAALADEEGLPISVTLVEAMESIMPGHSSDLQRSVRRELEQANIDILTDDPITEAKTNQIKFASGNSVNFDLFIWTGGITGHDTMESVSIAKEHNRVQADTTFKTSDDSVFVIGDAGLINNGDGVIPPTAQAAWQAADTVAKNIERSIDGKPLETWNYSDKGTVISIGESAVAHSVPVLPIETFGSYPAQILKKMVAARWIASVTTWSRALGSWKTL encoded by the coding sequence ATGGGACATGATATTGTCGTACTAGGCGCAGGGTACGCGGGAACAAGTGCAGTGCAAAGCTTAGAACAGCGTTTTCAGCATAGAGATTGTAATATAACATGGGTTGACCTCCATGATTATCACTTAGTGCTGCATGAGGTACACAGAGTAATTCGAAATCCAGATGCAAAACACGAAATTACAATTCCGATCAATGAGATTAAGGAATCATCAACGAACTTCATCCGGGGTCGGGTCGAAACTATCGAGACTGATCAACAAGTTATCAGTCTTGATGATGGCACTGAGATATCATATGATTACGTTCTCATTGCTCTTGGGAGCCAGACCGCCTATTATGGAATCTCCGGACTGTCGGATAATGCACATACAGTAAAGTCACTTGATGATGCACTAACCATCCACGATCAGTTGAGAGATCAAGCGAATACCGCTTCAGAAGAGAATCCAGCACACGTCGTTGTTGGTGGTGCAGGTCTCTCCGGTATCCAAACTGCAGGTGAAATTGCCGCGTTAGCTGATGAAGAAGGGCTCCCAATTTCGGTCACTCTCGTTGAAGCAATGGAGTCAATTATGCCGGGTCATTCATCTGACCTCCAGCGATCCGTTCGGAGGGAATTAGAACAGGCGAACATTGATATCCTTACTGATGATCCAATTACCGAAGCAAAAACAAATCAGATCAAGTTTGCGAGTGGAAATTCCGTTAACTTTGATCTCTTTATTTGGACGGGAGGGATTACAGGGCATGATACAATGGAATCCGTCTCGATCGCGAAAGAACACAATCGAGTGCAGGCAGACACGACCTTCAAAACGAGTGATGACTCTGTGTTCGTAATTGGCGACGCAGGACTCATCAACAATGGGGATGGCGTTATTCCGCCAACTGCACAAGCTGCTTGGCAAGCTGCTGATACTGTAGCCAAAAATATTGAGCGATCGATTGACGGGAAACCACTCGAAACGTGGAATTATTCGGATAAAGGAACTGTAATTTCGATCGGTGAATCCGCTGTTGCACATAGTGTACCAGTTTTACCCATTGAAACGTTTGGCTCCTACCCCGCACAGATCTTGAAAAAGATGGTCGCTGCACGCTGGATCGCTAGTGTAACGACTTGGAGTCGCGCCCTCGGATCCTGGAAGACACTCTAG
- the cas6 gene encoding CRISPR-associated endoribonuclease Cas6 encodes MRLLVDLVAQADAAPDTNFHHKVRGRIWRALQGTKFDDEHGNGTSLGLSYSNIFPWGSMKAGDERQFLLASPREGLLATIAENFRDDREFNIGNRPFEIDALRALDVDVGEPGTRGVIETATGVVVRLYDHHRDEYGIDGTGHEGTPTYWQPEHTIEPFRDAIVDNLQEKHDRFAPEYRPGPAEVDEPLFEGHDFLKTYALPVTVTTGTEIKMVVSKWRLDYRVRNDTHRHHLNLALNTGIGGRNGLGFGFVNIVEKTTPDRSELEGENAFA; translated from the coding sequence ATGCGTTTGTTAGTTGACTTGGTCGCACAAGCCGACGCTGCACCAGATACAAACTTCCATCATAAAGTTCGTGGTCGGATATGGCGTGCGCTCCAAGGAACCAAATTCGATGACGAACACGGGAATGGCACGTCACTTGGACTCTCGTACTCGAACATCTTCCCGTGGGGGTCAATGAAGGCCGGCGACGAGCGCCAATTCCTTCTCGCCTCACCCCGCGAAGGTCTTCTCGCCACCATTGCAGAAAACTTCCGTGATGATCGGGAGTTCAATATCGGCAATCGACCATTCGAGATTGACGCCTTGCGAGCCCTCGATGTCGATGTTGGTGAACCTGGAACGCGAGGTGTTATCGAAACTGCGACTGGTGTTGTCGTCCGGCTGTATGACCACCATCGCGACGAGTATGGTATCGACGGCACAGGCCACGAAGGAACACCAACGTACTGGCAACCCGAACACACTATCGAACCGTTCCGCGACGCCATCGTCGATAATCTCCAAGAGAAACACGACCGCTTTGCCCCGGAATATCGTCCAGGGCCTGCGGAGGTCGATGAACCGCTGTTCGAGGGACACGACTTTCTCAAGACGTATGCACTTCCGGTGACGGTCACGACCGGAACGGAAATCAAAATGGTCGTGAGCAAATGGAGACTCGATTATCGTGTGCGTAATGATACGCATAGACACCATCTCAATCTGGCACTCAATACCGGTATCGGTGGTCGAAATGGCCTCGGATTCGGGTTCGTG
- a CDS encoding lamin tail domain-containing protein: MKQTRRSVLGAIGAVATVGVGATQVLGADSNVPLLLDPYPGEEYLLVKNTTDSPFSLDGHYVDFEYVNDGEDQRYSIPSGYTIPAGGTIKIATGAGEVPEGAIDMDQPDYEMNNSEADVYAILDADKNVVARSDQEKYRASIDPSEETTTDETTTEEEDTTDDSDDSESSDSSSDDTQSDDDTDSDESESSESDDSEESESDDSSSEEDSQDDC; the protein is encoded by the coding sequence ATGAAGCAGACACGACGAAGCGTCCTTGGCGCAATCGGAGCCGTAGCAACAGTCGGAGTCGGCGCAACGCAAGTTCTTGGTGCAGACTCTAATGTTCCACTCCTTCTTGATCCATATCCGGGTGAAGAGTACCTGCTCGTCAAAAACACAACAGACTCGCCATTCAGCCTTGACGGGCACTATGTTGACTTTGAGTATGTAAACGACGGTGAAGATCAACGGTATTCGATTCCCTCCGGCTATACGATTCCTGCTGGTGGTACAATCAAAATTGCAACCGGGGCGGGAGAGGTCCCTGAAGGCGCTATTGACATGGACCAGCCCGATTATGAGATGAACAACTCCGAAGCCGACGTATACGCGATCCTTGACGCTGACAAAAACGTCGTTGCTCGTAGTGACCAAGAGAAATACCGGGCATCGATCGATCCAAGCGAAGAAACAACGACCGACGAGACGACTACTGAAGAGGAAGATACCACCGACGACTCCGACGACAGCGAGTCGAGCGATAGCTCCTCGGACGATACTCAGTCAGACGATGATACCGACTCTGACGAGAGCGAAAGCTCGGAAAGTGATGACTCCGAAGAGTCCGAGTCGGACGACTCGTCCAGCGAAGAGGATTCACAAGACGACTGCTGA
- a CDS encoding FxLYD domain-containing protein encodes MTKMNRRVFMHSVGLGAVGLSVAGTANACKHKHGKKEKKRASKHNLAPHTKIIGDSWRPIESFGTTEYAITGEVKWTGQFPAEMFITATFYDKRETVLSSDGIDSLSLTPGETGGFQIDYLNENPKEVADYKLATEVFRQ; translated from the coding sequence ATGACCAAAATGAATCGTCGTGTCTTCATGCACTCCGTCGGTCTCGGTGCTGTTGGACTGAGTGTTGCTGGTACTGCTAATGCCTGCAAGCACAAGCATGGCAAGAAGGAGAAGAAGCGAGCGAGCAAACACAACTTGGCACCACACACGAAAATCATCGGCGACTCGTGGCGGCCAATCGAATCGTTTGGGACAACTGAGTACGCCATCACTGGCGAGGTCAAATGGACGGGTCAGTTTCCTGCCGAGATGTTCATTACCGCAACGTTCTACGATAAGCGGGAAACTGTGTTATCGTCAGATGGAATTGACTCTTTGTCACTCACACCTGGTGAAACTGGGGGGTTCCAAATCGATTATCTCAACGAAAATCCGAAGGAAGTAGCCGACTACAAATTAGCGACGGAAGTGTTCCGTCAATAA
- a CDS encoding SWIM zinc finger family protein: protein MTNESHENPEDHQYIVSIDDVTHELMACTCPHHAHRNAYCKHMAAVENATEEGTLDAFPSEDEDEPDNCDCDGLNGFPCWPCVRTGRKELPN from the coding sequence GTGACCAACGAGAGTCACGAGAACCCCGAAGATCACCAGTACATCGTCTCCATCGACGACGTGACGCACGAACTGATGGCCTGCACGTGCCCGCATCACGCCCACCGCAACGCATACTGCAAACATATGGCCGCCGTCGAAAACGCAACCGAAGAGGGAACGCTTGACGCCTTCCCGTCCGAGGACGAAGACGAACCCGACAACTGTGACTGCGACGGCCTTAACGGGTTCCCGTGCTGGCCATGCGTGCGAACGGGACGGAAAGAACTGCCGAACTAA
- a CDS encoding DNA-binding protein has protein sequence MANLVVKAAVKDQLEGQNVASDFYDALNEEVETVLEDAARRAEENDRKTVQARDL, from the coding sequence ATGGCTAATTTGGTTGTCAAAGCAGCAGTGAAAGACCAGCTCGAAGGACAAAATGTAGCCAGCGACTTCTACGATGCACTCAACGAGGAAGTTGAGACGGTTCTCGAGGACGCTGCTCGCCGAGCCGAAGAAAACGATCGCAAAACCGTCCAAGCGCGCGATTTGTAG
- a CDS encoding zinc-dependent alcohol dehydrogenase family protein, whose amino-acid sequence MRAVVLEEFQEPLQVQDVERPEPESHGIVAEVNGCGVCRSDWHCWQGDWDWFGYRPDPPHILGHEPCGTVVAVGEDVESVSEGDHIAIPFNFACGKCDLCRNGHENICENHVGLGFMNEAPGAFAEEVHVPHADINAVPLPGSIHPDTAAGIGCRFMTSYHAMAHRGDVGNGEDVVVHGLGGIGLSAVHIANALGANVIGVDLFDEKLDKAESLGAVETVNASEVDDAAKEVQDITNGGADCSVDALGIETTCLNAVNSLKKGGRHVQVGLTTSEEAGQVPLPTDEFVAKEIDFRGSLGLQPSRYSEMLDMIKTGKLDPTELVSETISIDEVPDKLAAMSDYDTMGIPVCSDFS is encoded by the coding sequence ATGCGAGCTGTAGTACTCGAGGAATTCCAAGAACCGCTGCAAGTACAGGACGTCGAACGACCAGAGCCAGAGTCACATGGTATTGTCGCAGAAGTCAACGGCTGTGGTGTGTGCCGAAGTGACTGGCATTGTTGGCAAGGAGATTGGGATTGGTTCGGCTACCGGCCAGATCCGCCACACATTCTCGGCCACGAGCCTTGTGGCACAGTCGTAGCCGTGGGCGAAGATGTCGAGAGCGTCTCAGAAGGGGACCACATCGCAATTCCCTTCAATTTCGCCTGCGGGAAATGTGACCTTTGTCGGAATGGGCACGAGAACATCTGTGAGAATCACGTTGGGCTTGGCTTCATGAACGAAGCCCCTGGTGCATTCGCCGAAGAGGTTCACGTACCACACGCGGATATCAACGCTGTTCCGCTCCCAGGCAGCATTCATCCTGACACAGCTGCAGGAATCGGTTGCCGATTTATGACGTCGTATCACGCGATGGCGCATCGTGGTGATGTTGGCAATGGCGAAGACGTCGTTGTTCACGGCCTTGGTGGCATCGGACTTTCTGCCGTTCACATCGCGAACGCGCTCGGTGCGAACGTTATCGGAGTCGACCTCTTCGATGAGAAACTCGACAAAGCAGAAAGCCTCGGCGCCGTTGAAACTGTAAATGCAAGTGAGGTTGACGACGCTGCAAAGGAGGTTCAAGATATCACGAACGGCGGTGCTGATTGCTCAGTCGATGCACTGGGAATCGAGACGACATGCCTAAATGCTGTGAATTCTCTCAAAAAAGGTGGTCGCCATGTCCAAGTTGGACTCACGACCTCCGAGGAAGCGGGCCAAGTGCCGCTGCCAACCGACGAATTCGTAGCCAAAGAGATCGATTTCCGTGGCTCGCTTGGTCTCCAACCATCACGGTACTCCGAGATGTTGGATATGATCAAGACGGGGAAGCTTGACCCGACCGAACTCGTGTCGGAAACCATCTCGATCGATGAAGTTCCGGATAAGCTTGCGGCAATGAGCGACTACGATACGATGGGAATCCCCGTCTGCAGTGACTTCAGCTAG
- a CDS encoding helix-turn-helix domain-containing protein, with product MPSAIDEIDDISARDIAILKARIEHPTASVRVLKERLEDEYGISLSHNRVNDILRDLSDKDVFRQVSLLNESFFEYHLFQIAFHYPNFEDRWEECYDDLMNDPHVLMFFNADDYHHWQFIARFRKHEKSETWKHEFFKKHGDLIAQFDSSSLPEIHKFRNDTEVLEQILHETEEGEKFVKNNDGETEDREEDLDDETERVVATDGGAND from the coding sequence ATGCCTTCTGCCATCGATGAGATCGACGATATTTCTGCTCGGGATATCGCTATTCTGAAGGCCCGTATCGAGCATCCAACTGCTTCGGTGCGAGTACTAAAGGAACGATTAGAGGATGAGTACGGGATCTCGCTGTCGCATAATCGTGTAAACGATATTCTTCGTGACTTGAGCGACAAGGACGTGTTTCGACAAGTTTCCCTATTAAATGAGAGCTTTTTTGAGTACCATCTTTTCCAAATTGCATTTCATTATCCTAACTTTGAGGATCGGTGGGAAGAATGCTATGACGATTTGATGAATGACCCCCACGTCTTAATGTTCTTCAATGCAGATGATTATCATCACTGGCAGTTTATCGCTCGCTTCCGAAAGCACGAGAAAAGCGAAACTTGGAAACACGAATTTTTCAAGAAACATGGCGATTTAATCGCACAGTTTGATTCGAGTTCCCTACCAGAGATACACAAATTCCGCAATGATACGGAAGTACTCGAGCAAATTCTCCACGAAACAGAAGAAGGGGAAAAGTTCGTAAAAAACAACGACGGGGAAACAGAGGACCGTGAAGAAGATCTCGACGATGAGACAGAACGGGTAGTCGCCACAGATGGTGGGGCAAATGACTAA
- a CDS encoding aldehyde dehydrogenase family protein, with translation MSTHSNTSSNRKQIIKQRHREVANDLLPYYTAQLYIGGNWVDSASGQTLQTRDPTTGEVLAEVQAGNEADIDRAVDAAWKAYDDCWAAYSTADRQRILTEIADRIETRKKEFAKLESLDNGKPITESRDDIDLVIDHFRYFAGAARFLEGKTIPTDSNNHIQTIKEPYGVVGQITPWNFPLLMASWKLAPALAAGNTIVLKPAEQTPLSIIEFIRETEDVLPPGVVNLITGYGAEAGAPLVSHDDVRKIAFTGSTEVGHGVMKNTANTITDLTLELGGKSPVIVFPDADIEKAVTVTTKALFFNAGECCCAGTRLLIHEDIYDQFLPAYMEEVGSLTVGDPLLDETELGPKVSQAELERTMRYIGWALEADAEILTGGGPPDDEALTDGNFVAPTVISDLDHESRVAQEEIFGPVEAVFRWSSYDTMIELANDTQFGLAAGIITDDLDSAYRTARDIEAGNIWINTYNEFQAGQPFGGYKQSGTGRETAFETLEEYTQTKSINVGFE, from the coding sequence ATGTCAACACATTCTAATACATCTTCGAATCGAAAGCAGATCATCAAACAACGGCACAGAGAGGTCGCGAACGACCTCCTCCCGTACTATACTGCTCAACTCTACATAGGAGGCAACTGGGTCGACAGTGCCTCCGGACAGACACTCCAAACACGCGACCCAACAACGGGAGAAGTCCTTGCTGAAGTGCAAGCCGGGAACGAAGCTGACATCGATCGTGCGGTTGATGCTGCCTGGAAAGCATATGATGATTGTTGGGCTGCATATTCAACAGCAGATCGGCAACGAATATTAACCGAAATCGCAGATCGTATCGAGACCCGAAAAAAGGAATTTGCAAAACTTGAATCGCTTGATAATGGAAAACCAATTACTGAATCTCGTGACGATATTGATCTAGTAATCGATCACTTTCGATACTTCGCTGGTGCTGCCCGTTTCTTGGAAGGAAAAACAATTCCTACAGATAGTAATAACCATATCCAGACAATTAAAGAGCCCTATGGAGTGGTTGGACAAATCACTCCCTGGAATTTCCCATTGCTTATGGCTTCTTGGAAATTGGCACCGGCTCTTGCCGCTGGGAATACAATTGTGTTGAAGCCAGCTGAGCAGACTCCTCTATCGATAATTGAATTCATCCGCGAAACTGAAGATGTTTTACCGCCCGGTGTTGTCAACCTTATCACCGGATATGGTGCCGAAGCAGGTGCACCCCTTGTAAGCCATGACGATGTGCGAAAAATCGCTTTTACAGGATCAACTGAAGTCGGCCATGGAGTGATGAAGAACACTGCGAACACGATCACTGATCTTACGTTAGAGCTCGGTGGAAAAAGTCCTGTAATCGTATTCCCGGATGCTGATATAGAGAAAGCAGTAACAGTCACAACTAAAGCGTTATTTTTCAACGCAGGAGAGTGCTGCTGTGCTGGGACTCGGTTGCTAATCCATGAGGATATTTACGACCAGTTCCTCCCGGCATATATGGAGGAAGTTGGGAGTCTGACAGTTGGAGATCCACTCCTAGACGAAACAGAACTAGGTCCAAAAGTATCACAGGCCGAGTTGGAGAGAACGATGCGATATATTGGATGGGCACTGGAGGCGGATGCGGAAATTCTAACTGGTGGAGGGCCTCCTGATGATGAGGCGCTTACTGATGGAAATTTTGTCGCACCAACCGTGATTTCAGATCTCGACCACGAAAGCAGGGTTGCACAAGAGGAAATCTTCGGTCCCGTCGAAGCAGTGTTTCGGTGGTCCTCTTATGATACGATGATCGAACTGGCGAATGACACGCAGTTCGGTCTGGCAGCAGGAATCATCACGGACGATTTGGATTCTGCCTATAGGACAGCACGCGATATCGAAGCGGGTAATATCTGGATCAACACCTACAATGAATTTCAAGCCGGTCAGCCATTTGGTGGGTACAAACAATCTGGAACCGGTCGTGAGACTGCGTTTGAAACCTTAGAAGAGTATACCCAAACCAAGAGCATTAATGTCGGGTTTGAGTAA
- the prf1 gene encoding peptide chain release factor aRF-1, whose translation MSQTYDLRDQIEHLESLTGDGTELVTVTVPNSKSLGSIRERIAQEYASAENIKSDQTRDHVQQALKRVQRILRRYETTPESGLVVYAGIVDGDLISTAFDDLPAPVTESTYRCDDHFDLTPLVEAVTPNETFGLIVIERGGAAIGRLVGERIIPIRTFESQVMGKSRAGGQSAQRFERDRERQVHEFFQQVGDIATEAFTGDEGTVTSLVVGGTLATAKRFVSDGYLDHRLRNRLLGTYSVEYATVQGLDQLVEKADKQLLDAEQREGRERLDEFYSRLRAGELVAYGTEEVERAIEFGAVESVLIASTVSRDHRGELETAVEQQGGDGYVIDSDTERGSQFVAAFSGVGALLRFPVK comes from the coding sequence ATGTCACAAACATACGATCTTCGCGACCAGATCGAGCACCTCGAATCACTCACAGGGGACGGCACTGAACTTGTCACCGTTACTGTTCCCAACAGCAAGTCGTTAGGATCGATTCGAGAACGAATCGCCCAGGAATACGCCAGTGCCGAAAATATCAAATCTGATCAAACACGAGATCATGTCCAGCAAGCGCTCAAGCGTGTTCAGCGGATACTCCGTCGATACGAAACCACACCGGAGAGCGGCCTCGTGGTCTATGCAGGTATCGTTGATGGAGACCTGATCTCGACTGCCTTCGACGACTTGCCCGCTCCGGTGACGGAGTCCACATACCGGTGTGACGATCACTTTGACCTCACTCCATTGGTCGAAGCGGTTACGCCGAACGAGACCTTTGGACTCATCGTCATTGAACGAGGTGGTGCTGCTATTGGGCGACTCGTTGGAGAGCGCATTATCCCGATTCGGACGTTCGAAAGCCAAGTGATGGGAAAGTCCAGGGCAGGTGGACAATCTGCCCAGCGGTTCGAACGAGACCGCGAACGGCAAGTCCACGAGTTCTTCCAACAAGTGGGGGATATCGCCACCGAAGCATTCACTGGTGACGAAGGAACGGTTACCAGCCTTGTTGTTGGAGGAACGCTCGCGACTGCAAAGCGGTTCGTCTCGGACGGCTACCTCGATCATCGGTTGCGTAATCGGTTGCTCGGAACGTACTCGGTTGAGTATGCGACCGTGCAGGGGCTAGACCAGCTTGTCGAAAAAGCGGACAAACAGTTATTAGATGCCGAACAGCGAGAAGGACGCGAGCGGCTTGATGAGTTCTACTCGCGGCTTCGGGCTGGGGAGTTAGTTGCGTATGGTACTGAGGAAGTAGAGCGGGCGATTGAGTTCGGTGCGGTTGAGTCTGTACTCATTGCATCAACAGTATCGCGAGATCACCGAGGAGAGTTGGAAACTGCTGTCGAACAACAGGGTGGTGACGGATATGTGATCGACAGTGATACAGAACGTGGATCGCAATTCGTGGCTGCCTTCAGTGGTGTTGGAGCACTACTTCGGTTTCCGGTGAAGTAA